CCTGCAGATGCCGTGCGCCCTGCACTCGGCCGTCGACTCGCTCAAGGGGCAGCTGGAGCTGGGCAACTGCCTGGAGCTGCTGGGCCTGGCCAAGCGGCAGCGGCTGCCCGAGCTCCGGGAGGCCGCCTACAAGTTCATGAGCGATCACTACCTGCAGGTGCTGCGGGAACCCGCCGTCTACGGGCGGCTGAGCGGAGCCGAGAGGGAGCTGATCCTGAAGAGGAGGACGGCCCAGGCTGAGGCTCAGGCCCGGGGCGGGGCCTCGTCCTCGAGTTCTGCAGGCGCCGGCGAGTGCTGCCTGGTGCTGGCCGACGTCAACGAGGTGTACGAGCGGCCGTCGCCCGGGGCGAGCCGGCCGGTGAGCCGGGAGGGCAGCCGCTCGCAGAGCCCCGAGCCTGGCTCGCCGGAGCTGCCCGAGGCCGCCGGCCCCGCCCGCTGGCTCTACCGGCACGACCCGACCGCTGACCAGTGGCAGCGGCTGAGCCCCATCCCCGAGGCGGCCGCCGACACCCGCGGCTGCGGCCTGTGCACTCTCTACAACTACCTGTTCGTGGCCGGCGGCATCCGCGGCTCGGGGCCGCGGGCCCGACCCTCCGACCGGGTCTTCAGCTACAACCCGGCCACCGGGGAGTGGGCCGAGCTTCGGCCCATGAGACAGGCCCGCTCGCAGCTGAAGCTGGTGGCGCTGGACGGCCAGCTGTACGCCATCGGCGGCGAGTGCCTCTTCAGCGTCGAGCGTTATGACCCGCGGGCCGACCGCTGGAGCCCGGCCGCCCCTCTGCCCCGCGGCGGCTTCGCCGTGGCCCACCAGGCGGCGGCCTGCTCCGGCTACATCTACGTGTCGGGCGGCTCCCTCTTCTACCGGCTGCTGCGCTACGACCCGCGGCGGGACGAGTGGCAGGAGTGCCCGTGCAGCAGCAGCCGCCGCCGCTCGGCAGACATGGTGGCGCTGGGCCGGTACCTGTACCGCTTTGACCTGGAGCGGGAGAGCCGGGCCATCGCCGTCTCCAAGTACAACACGGTAGCCCGGCTGTGGAGCGAGTGCGGATCGCTGCTGCCCCCCGCCgcctccgcctcctcctcctcttcggCCTCGGGCTCCCCGTCTCAGCCCTTTCGCTGCGCCCTCATGGGCCGCGACATCTACTGTGTCAACCGGGCCTGCATCCTGCGCTTCACCCTGGCCGAGGAGGACGAGGATCAGACCGGGCCTAGGCCTGCACCTTTCCAAAGCCGGAAGCTCCAGCCGTGTGTGGAGGGCAAAGGGCTGCTCTTCCCTGCCTTCCTCACCTTCCCTGACAGGAGCCCAGCGTCTCTCCACAGCAAAGTGCCCTGAGACAGCCCAGCAGCGGCACCAAGGGGGGAAACTACACTGCAGCCTTCTTACTGACATTGGGCAAAACAACAAGCTgcagctggattttaaaatcATTCCAAGCCACGCTGGAATTACCCTATGGCCATGACACCAAAATTATTTACTGCTTCAATGAATCACGATTGTAAGTACAGTGAAACACCACAGTTTCTGTCAAAAGGGGTGTGGTAGTGGACAGAAGATTCTGTGCATTCCTACTGccacctctgagttggtgaccaaCACTTTTGGGGGCACACCCATGCCAAGGTGAAAGGCTGCAAATCTGAAGACTACCGCATGCGCTGAAATGTTGTCTTTCGTGTCTGCGGGTGGGATGCTGATTACCTTTGGGCGATAGTATGAAATGGGCTAATCTTGAATAAGCCACCTGTTATACATCTCCTTATTAAAATCAGGGGAGATGCATAACACAGCAGCTGGTCAGATAAGATAGTGGCCGTTTTACACTATCACCTGAAGTCAGGCTTGCCTCCCTGGCTGTGAAACGCCCTGTGGAAAGTTGTGGCACATTGGATGCAGAGGAGAGGTCAGTTAGTGGTAAAGGGTGTTGGGGGTAATGGATAGTGCAGATGGTGCAAGTCTCCACACTACAAATGTTAACACTGTGAATTTTCTCTGGAATTTTCCCAAGCGCCCACCATAATTTTGTTGGAAAATTGGCAGTAATGAGAAATtacagaggtcagttaagagaaCCTTCCCAAAAAATTGCTTATCATTGGTGTCCATATTACAAATGCTAACCTGATTTTCTCAGATATTAATGGACCTTCtctgtatttccaacattttctattcaGTATATTTGAGAAGTTGTGAGCTTCCTGGAATTTGCCGTAAAGTGGTAATTCTGGGATGAAGTATTAAAATATGAACTTGAGATGTTGATAAAACTCATGTGCGTTTTGGATTATTAGCATGCCAATATCAATACCAGTTGGAGTTTGCGTATTGGATTTCTTCATGTTTTTCTAATACCTGAATAGATGTGTGAATTACAATGTCAGGAATTTTTATTGCTTTATTACTAACTATTATATCCCTGTGATAATGTTTATTACCGCTTGATAAATTGACAGGGGTGATATGACAATACTTGCTGCACTGTGGATGCCATCACATGAATGATACAGAGCACATGTCATAAACCAAAGGacagaattaaataaaaactgtTTAAACAGAATGGGCAATGCAAGTTAAGGCAAACTCTAAACTTAGTAGGTGTGGATTGAACTGAAAATAAAAATCACATGGAAAATATTATTTGAAATAACTTGTGAATTACTCAGTTTATTTTATATGCATATGTAGTGGATGTGCAAGTAACATTCTAACTTTACTTTTAATGGTTATACCTCTTTTGAGTCCATTGAGATTATTGCCTTGAATTCACTACCAAATATACACCTGATACTAAAGCAGTGATTAGTTCGAGTAAATTTTCACAAGGGTAATTTTACATTATATTAAAATAGTTCAATAATGTCATGTTGTCATCTACTGGTATTCATTGCCTGTTGTTATTACACAGCCTGTGAAATTATCAAATACTAGTATTCAAGTGCTTGTTTTGCTTGTATGAGATCCCTTTCACCATTATTTTAGCCGATGCACAAGGGGTTTTGTTAACTCTTGTACAAAAATGGTGATCAGAGGAAATTCAAGGGAAGGGATAACTTTGTACCTCATATCCCATGGTGTAATCCTCAGGGCAGGGAGAATAGCAGATGTTTTGCACTGATTATATTACAGTAGTCCAACTGATTCAGGTTGGatttaaaacatgaaaacaaaAATTGACTTGTGTACAGTTATCAGTTGAATTTTCATTGACCAAGTTTGAAGTAGAGCCTCAACTTTCATTGCCCAATATTTGTTTATATGTACACTCTTATGTGGGATTCTTAAACTTTTATGCCAGCACACAATTTCATTGTTAAGAGATTGCCATTGTTTGCTGTGCCCTCAATGTACAACAATATTAGCACATAAGGACTAACTTAATGTCATCCCTCCCAAGTTCTTGAGGAATAAACTGTAGATAATTAGTGCAGATTCTACATCACCTAATACATTGCATGCAAGCTGCCAATGTTCCAATGCATTAGCTTTACCTTTATCAGGTTATTAAGAAAATTGAAACCCATTAGTTGCAACTGCTCAGGATAAGCTTGTAAATTGTGATAAAACAGGAATTTCTATAAAGTGGGAAGGAGCAAAATGCTAAATTAATCTGGTGCATAATAACCATATCTGAGTAAATTTTATACTAGAGTGCATACAGGATAACACGGTCACAAAACTCCGCACTCCCCCTTCCAACATATAAAGTATCTCAGAAGTTTAATGAACAATTGACTCGCTACACCGATGCAGAGGACACAGTGCTAAATCTGTAACTTTGGGAATTTACAGCTCTGGCACATCTTCATTCCCATCCTCTGTTTTTGCTTCTTTCAGAAGAAGACATTGGCCCACATTTATTGGAGTAGGGGAATTTTACAGCATGCCCCATTTGTCACTTATTTTCCTCCCTCATCTTTAAAAATGTTTGCGCCATAAATTGTTGAAAGTGCAAGCTGATAAGAGTACAATCAGGGCATTTGGGACCTTGGTAAAGTGATTTATCTGTTGAGATTTATGGATAGAAAAAGAACAGAGGAATGGAGGAGAAAAAGAACAGAGGAATGGAGGAGAAAGAAATGGGGTGAATTAGAGTCATGTCagttacagaaagagaaataatgaAGGAAAGATTGGATTACGAGAAGAAAGAGATAAAAAGAGAAAGTAAGATAaagaatttaattttgaaaacttcaaGAACAACTTACTACCTGCAGGAATTTGACTCCACAGTTTCGATTGTTTGCTTTTTGGGCCAGGGAGGTTGAATGGTATTGTGCAGGAAGTAAATCACATCATGAAAGTGGTCTTTGTCATTTATTACCAATCCTAACTGCAGCAAATGTATTTAAACAGCACAAATACAGCAATTTCTTGATGCAGGGTGTTTGATGATTTCCATTTTCATGAGGCCAAAGGCAAAATGATAGAACTTGTCCAGCAATTTGTAACGATTCATAATTCATGGTTTATCTCTTCCTCAACCACAAATTGCTGGGTTGTttacatacaaatgcagcaagcaCAGAAAGCTTGTTATTTTCCCAGCCAACTCTGGACCTTGACTTCTGCATCAGTAATGCCCAGTTCCTTGATATTCTCATTAGCTTGAGCTTGCAAACGGTTGTTCATAAAGGAATTCTTGGAGCTTGTTCTGTGATTAAACCACCTAAGTAGTGCTTCATCAACATCAGCCATTTTCCTTTCATACTTCTGTTTACCATCTTGGTTCCTTTCCCAATCCTTGAAGAAATCTGCTTTTCTTTTCATAACCCTAGAAACTGAAGATTCATAAATTCATGCCTATATATAATACCTTTTGAATCCTCAATTCCTTCAAACTTAAAATATCCATTAGCTTGCACTTCTTTTGTTGAGGCATCTGGAAGTTCAACTTTCATTCCATCACATAACGCTAACAAATAGGTGGAAGTCAATACTCGGGCACATTGGGCTGTACTGAATTCCATTAGATCGAAGGATGAGAGCCTTATGTTCAAAAGGTGACAAACCTCATTAGTGGGACTTCTGCAGACCATAAGCAGGAATTACAACAAGAAAATTgcaataaaataaatttttcacaATAGAAAATATGATGGACAAAATCAACACGTTTTGGCTGTATGTAAACAAGAATTGTAATTAATTGACTTGTAAACCAATATGAAAATCTTAGTGCAACCCCAAACCAAGGGCCCCAGCTGAAGGCATTGAAGTGTAGTGTAAAACTCCCACTGGAAGCTGTCTTGTATTTCCTGGGCTTGGCCCTGTATTGAGTACAACTCCAATCCAATGTGAAGTGGGGTTTAGTAAGTTCTCTGGCAGTCCTTTGGGCCACTTGTGAAGTTTTGAGAAAATGCTTTGCCTCATTCTGAAACCTTCTCTGTTGCTGCTTGTTCACATAATTGACAGAACTCTCCTATTCAGGGAAAAGTGCAGTTTGCAGTCCTTGACTGTTGCCAGCTGTACTTTGTACCCCACAATTACCAACCCCAAACTGCCATTACGATAAAATGTAGCCTAAAAAAACATAGCTGTTGTTCTGGATCTTGGAGTGAAATAATCTCTAAAGTCAATATCCATGAACATACTCAAAGCCTTAGAAAACACTGATTAAAACCCCCCCACAGATTTTACTAGGGTGAATAATTACTGGAATGGTTGCTCAAATATGTAGTCTGATCATGAATATGCTGAGGTTGTCTACAGGATAGCAATCATTAAGTTTTTACTAGACTAGAATAAGTGCAATAAGAACTGAATTTATGAGAACACAATATCTGTTCCAAGCTTTTAAAATCTAGTCACATTTTTCCATGATAGCTCTTTTTCACATGTCCTATTATTTGGTTGGAAAAATAGGATTCTATTGCAGTGATTGTTTCACATGAATGTGAATTTCAGCATCATGGAGGATTCCTCTGTGTGCAATGTATAAACCTTTTCTAATATAAACAGGTTTATGATGTTATATGAAGGAAattttcccccaccccacattgGAAAATGTTAATAATAGAATTTCATTAAGAACAACTGACTAGTTCTGTATTGGCATAACCAAGATATCGTCTACAAAAAGCAGCTCTGGAAACTAGACAGACCATACAAATGTTTATGCAAACTGTTAAAAACATAGCCTAACGTGGTTTGTTCACAATATCCCTGATATATTGATAGTCCTGTTAAAAGATCCGTGAAAACAACTGATGAATGTTTTGCCGATGTTGTCAGCTGCTTTAGATTATTGGATGAAGATGGCCTTTTTTCTTGTTTATGAAGTAAAGCCTTTTTAAATCTCTTTTTCTTGCTTTTATAGAATTCTGTCACCATGTGACCAACAGAATAGGTAACTAGCCTGATTTTAGTGGCTCATGAATGCCACTGTTGAGCTAGGCACTAGAGAATGAAACAGACTCTGACCTCCATCTTTATAATGAGGCACTTACTGCTCTGCACTATATAAGCACCTCAAAATAGCATGACTAACAATAGGGACTGGGCATGTATAGAGAATAGTGAGCCCCTTGTCCATGGGGATATGCTAGCATCTAGCATTTCTACTCGCAGAAATTTGGAATGTACTCAGGAATTCACCAGATCACAATATCTTGAGGCTTTTTTTGCTCCTGTGCTATATGTTGATTGCAAAAGAACTGCTCATAATTTGTTCCTGTCCCATCCGATGTACATTATTGAATATTTCCCCagtcaacaacaataacttgcacttTTCTAGCATCTTTAACAAAACAGAACTTCCAAATGCTTCACAGGCAAAATGCACAGGAAATTGGACAGTTATGAGAGAAAGATTAGGGTTGGTGACTGAACAAGCGATCAAAGCGATAGATTTTGATGAGGCTTTTGTAGGATGATAGTGCAATTACAAAGTGGAGGCATTGAGGAGAGCTTCCCAGAAGGCAGGACCAAAACTGATAAAGGCTCCACTGCTGAAAGTTGATTGGAGGGGACAGTATTCTTTCATGAACATGAGCAATGTTTCAACCATGTGTAAAGTTTGGTCAAATGTTCAATTGTTTGTGATAATACGAGTTATCATAACATAAAATAAGTGAGATGACCAGCAGCTGCCCAACAGCCATCACTTTCATAGGAGCACTTGTTTCCTTTAGGGTTTGCTATTAATTTGCGATGGCCTCTTATTATAATTCTTTATGTCCAATTATGAATTCAGTTTGCTGAAATAGTTCTTTACAAACCAAACGTGACAAATTTATAACATAGAATCTTCTAAAATGGAAACTTAAAATTAAATTTCTTTAGCAGTTAAAAGTCATATTTTTATattctgaattttttttatttagacTTATTTTCACAATTAAATGAGGGAAAATCAAACCCTATTGTTCTAGCACTTTAAATTTCATAATGCACAAAACTATTTGTCCCTGACTTTGCAACATTTTAATTTGATCAATCCATCATGACACAATTAATTTTTTCAACTCAAAGCCAAAATACCTTTACAATTTATTCCATTAATGTATTCTTGGTTTGGATCATTGTGTTGCCAAACACACATGAAACAACTTGTGCTGTCTTTTTCTGTACAATACAGTGTCCATTGTTACCCACAATGGAACTTAATTCAGCATCAGTGGCCCGGTGTATGCCACCAGCACGCATGTGGGATTGATGTAAATCAATTGAATATCCTTTTTGTCCAGTCTAGTGACTTAAATAGAAAACTTATTGCTGCTAAATTGTGATATGAATACATAAAAAACAGCAGTGCACTTCCACCCTATTTAAACCCAAAAAATGTTAAACTAGAATTCTGCCCTCGTGTGCTGATGTTGAAGTACAGAATTAACTATTAGTTGCTGAACCATGGCTGTTGGAGTATGAGTTTGGAATGTGAAATGTCTGATAAACCACAATTACACGCAGTCTTACTGTGTTACCCATCAACTACCAAGGTCAAATTTACAAGATCTCTTCTCATTGTAACTGTCTGCTTTTTGTTATGCCTCATATAATTAAAACAAAGCCTTACCAACACCCATGTTACCTCATTTGTTTGGTGCAGATGTACCCACTCTGGTTATAAATGGCCTGATTCAAAGGAAAACTTCTGTCTGTTCCACTGTATTGCATATGCAGATTCTGTTGCATTCCACTTTGTTTATCTTGTTCTTATGCTTAATTACCTGAACATGTTTTAGACTGTATTTTATGTATAGTTTTAAAAGTCAAGTTAAATCTCATTTGATGGACTCAGTTCCTAGTCATTACCAGGCTACGTTTTGAACCAAACCACTTGAATAATCAATCTGTTAATGTGCTCTTGATCCAAATAACAACTAAAAGAATGGCATTGCCCTAATTAGACAGAAGTGCTAATTTTGGTTCGACGTTTGGCATGGAcaccatgggctgaatgaccaccacctgtgctgtaatcattctacgGTTCCAAATCAAAGCTAATCtttgtgagcctgtgtgagtgggagggttgcaAATGCTGAGGCAGATTGCTGTAGTCAATAGGTGAAGACCTTATCATTGCTAATGTTCTCTAGTAAAAATACTTGGCAGTGCGATACAATATGTAATTCAAGTAACTATTTGGATGATTAGTCGCACTGTAATAAGTGAGCTGAGCAAAATCCTCCCAAGTTTTGGAGATTTTATTGATACTGCACCTTCAAACATTGGTTCGTTATTGTTGAATTTAGCAGTCTTAAGTTGGTAATGATTATGATGCAATGATATTGTACTGATGTATGACAATCAGTGCATTCACATGCAGGCATGGTTAAAACCATCAGTAATTGAGTAGTTACTTGGGAATAGCATTCTTTATGGACAAAAATTTGCTTTTTGTGGCAAGTTAGGAGGCGCTTGCCCAAATATATGGCATCATGTGATGACAACATATGCTGTCATATTGCTGCCATTTATTTTCTGCCTATTCCTTGAACTCAGATCGTAGAAGACCACATTTACACTATGATTTGCAGTTTGGATGCCAAACCATCAGCTATCAAGAACTGGAGTATTGCCTCTCTGGTTTGATGTGGTCTGTCATTAACCACTGCTCATGTACAGCCTTCACACAACACTCCCAAAGCACTAAGGTGTTGACACTAAAGGTGGCATGTGTATGCAGTGACATTCTGGACAACCAGAGCAACACTCGGGCATTTAGATGTCTGTGATTGAATTATTCCTTCGAACTCTCTATCCATCACTTGTTATTCTCATAATGCATAGTTGGTTTATTTTTCAAGAAATCACAACCTTTTTACTGCTATTTGGGAGATACGCTGAACACGGTTGAATTACATACAAGATATAAAAATGATACAGTGGTATCAAACAAGTGGACAGCATAGCATCACAGGAACAATACAGTAATGCGAGATTACAGAAAAATATGCAGCACTATGCATTATGTAATTTGTAGATGTTATACATACAAGCTGTTGAACCGTAAAATAGATAAAACTCAATGCCAAGTGGTGCTCAAGAGTATGTATTATCAGCATAATAATGGAAACCAAACAATTGTGCGAGACTGTTACTATATTTGTGATTCAGTAATTCCAGCTCGTAATATATGTGGAAATACAAATGTTTGCCTATTGCACTGTTAGTGCAACCAATGCATGTGATGCCATGTGATTCAGTTGTCAGACACCTAAAGCCTCAGCATGTAAATAAAGAGGCGAATGCAAGACATTAGCAGTAAGCGTTCACGATGTTCAATTGCATTGTGGTGTGGGTTCTGGCCATACTTTTAGAAATAACTGAAATATTTTCAGTTACATTCAGACTTTTTTAAATGACAAATTGAAAACATTTTTTATGATATTTTTGATGATCAAACTGTTATCCGTTATGTGATAAAGCCACTTGAACTGCAAGAGGAAGATGATCTTATGAAGATAGAAACTTCAAGAACCTGCTTTATGATTAATGATGCAGCCACAACGATCATTGTTAAGCACTGGAATGAGCAATTATGTGGACAGAAACAAGTTTTCTTATTCATCTCGCCTCTATTTTCAAGTACTTCTGAACTAAGCCAGCACAGTCTGGTAAAGGCACTAGCCTGTGCAGAGCATGATTAAATAACAACTGACACTTGCAATCAAGAATTATTGGTGATGATTAACCATTCCATGATTATGAAAGCACAGCATATTTTACTGCAGAATTCTCTTCCCGGTGTTCCCTGCCAAACTGCAAAATTATTAAATAAGGGAACGTTGATTCATCCTGTGTATTGAACGCAATTACAGATGTTTACAGTGATAACACCTTGAACTACCACCATTCTTTCCATTCACATATAAAGGACTATGGCATTTTGATAGACAGTGCTTGAGTCACTTGTAAATAATCCATGACATGATGGGAGTTGCTGACTTTATCACCTTGTGAAAAGAGCTAACATTTCAGGCTTAATATGCACTGTGCAGCTTAAAGCATTTTTCTTAATTGTTTATTGATGTATTTATTAACATTTCATTTATGGACATTGTAAACTTTGATTGAAAATGTAAAACTTTAATACAGACCGATGCAATCTAACAGTGATGTAATAAAGAGCTTAAATGCTTGTAGCAATTTTTCAGCAGGTTTGATCGATGTATTCAATGGAGTCAGGTTTGATTAGTTATGTGAATTTCCCAAATCTAATGCGTCTATAGCAACTCTAGTGCACTTTCAATCCTCCTGCCAGCACTTGTGAATCCAAGTAATAATAGGTTTCTATTTCTAATTCAGAATTACATGTTACCACACATTTTTTTATACAATGCTGTGAATAAGAAAGACGGAGCAATAGTATCAAATTGGCAACAGAGAATCTGCAGTCTATTTAATACctcctgatttttattttcaTCTCATTTTATATAGTACCTCATTAAGTCACGGGGGATGTCTCAGAATGCGCCACAAAAAGTGAATTACTTTGAAAAGAGCTAACTATTCCTAGATAAACACTACATCTGCAAAATCCCATGCATGGCAATGAATAACCAGTTACTTTGTTTTTTaaatggtgt
The genomic region above belongs to Carcharodon carcharias isolate sCarCar2 chromosome 5, sCarCar2.pri, whole genome shotgun sequence and contains:
- the LOC121277847 gene encoding kelch repeat and BTB domain-containing protein 11: MDQSGQDLFIVTGASPLQKNENLDLESLLIGIPESPFPGQNNNGVNAENHRNGQTLKRDQVEHNKTVDVGGTETAACLPNASPVFFEQQSGEKSWCLAENDLQKKLCPGRLQPAGREISPGEGDLVCSETSGCAAPTREVGEECSINAEARSQEGADGVIADTAAQLPHGRVGQTEERTSASKGGSGVGNAQGEEEPGLLQQNGRRLGAGAGMDTPGQEAGERPKGGGGSPALEAGADSLTAGGEEREEEEEFSSGDDGSPGENSSCSFGSSLCFSAPSGDEKEPGSAAVWAVGRVVKSQRQLINNNIGLQEQGERGAAPLTYWSLEAGSGPAPVPASAPPQSPAEPDLVIEVSGRRIRAHKAVLAERSDFFRARLSRQFLSLRGLSFEALRLLLDYSYGAGMAARADNAAELIAGAQYLQMPCALHSAVDSLKGQLELGNCLELLGLAKRQRLPELREAAYKFMSDHYLQVLREPAVYGRLSGAERELILKRRTAQAEAQARGGASSSSSAGAGECCLVLADVNEVYERPSPGASRPVSREGSRSQSPEPGSPELPEAAGPARWLYRHDPTADQWQRLSPIPEAAADTRGCGLCTLYNYLFVAGGIRGSGPRARPSDRVFSYNPATGEWAELRPMRQARSQLKLVALDGQLYAIGGECLFSVERYDPRADRWSPAAPLPRGGFAVAHQAAACSGYIYVSGGSLFYRLLRYDPRRDEWQECPCSSSRRRSADMVALGRYLYRFDLERESRAIAVSKYNTVARLWSECGSLLPPAASASSSSSASGSPSQPFRCALMGRDIYCVNRACILRFTLAEEDEDQTGPRPAPFQSRKLQPCVEGKGLLFPAFLTFPDRSPASLHSKVP